The nucleotide sequence ACTCGGGGAGGAAGCGCTCCACCTTGGGCCACCAGTCGGGTACCGCCTGGGGCAGGAGGACCAGGTAGAAGGGCCCCGTGCCCGCGATCCCCATCACCTGCCCCTTCCCCAGGGCGTGCGCCCGCCTCGAGGCCCCCCTCCCTCGGGGGCTTTACATCCCCCGGTATCCTGCTATATAACAGGTAGCAACCATGGTCCCTATCCAGCTCCCCCCTGGTCAGCGCCGGGTCTTGAAGGCAGCAGCAGACATGGCCCGAAAAGGCCTCTCCCCCACCGCCCACGACCTCACCAAGGCCCTGGGCCTAAGGCCCCAGACCCTTCGGCAGCACCTGGAAGCCCTGGCAAAGAAGGGCCTCCTCCGCCTCCACCCCGGAGGCCACGGGCGGCCCACCCACCTGGAGCTCACCCCCGAAGGGGCCCTCCTGGCGGGCCTGGCCATCCCCGTGGTGGGGCGCATCCCCGCAGGTCCCCCCGAGCTGGCCTTGGAGGAGGCGGAGGGGCTCATCGCCCTCCCCGGCTGGCCTGGCCTCTTCGCCCTGGTGGTGGAGGGGGACAGCATGGCGGAGTACCTCCTGGAGGGGGATGTGGTGGTGGTGGAGCGGGGGGTGAGGCCCAGGCGGGGGGAGATCGCCGCGGTGCTCCACGAGGGGAGGACCACCCTGAAGTACGTCTACCCCGAGGGGGAGTGGGTGGTCCTCAGGCCCCACAACCCCGCCTACCCGGCCTTGCGGCTTCCGGCGGGGGAGGTGGAGGTGCAGGGAGTCTTCCGGTTCCTCCTGCGGGGGAAGGAAGCGCTTAGGCGGCTGGGGATTTTCCGGAGGCTCTAGATGGTGGCCGCGGCCCTCTTCCTGCCTTGGCCGGTGTGGCTCTGGAGGCGGGAGAACCCGGCCCTCGAGGGGCTTCCGGTGGCGGTCCACCGGGGCGGAAAGGTGGCGGCCCTCTCGCCCCTAGCCCGGAAGCTCGGCCTCCGGGAAGGTATGGCCCTCGAGGCCGCCCGGGCACGGGTGGAAAGCCTCCAGCTTCTTCCCTACCCTCCCCGAGCGGAAGAGGCCTGGAAGGATCTTTTGGCGGAGCTTCACCGCCTCACCCCCTGGGTGGAGGCCCTGGGCCCTGGGGTGGCCC is from Thermus tengchongensis and encodes:
- a CDS encoding LexA family protein, with the protein product MVPIQLPPGQRRVLKAAADMARKGLSPTAHDLTKALGLRPQTLRQHLEALAKKGLLRLHPGGHGRPTHLELTPEGALLAGLAIPVVGRIPAGPPELALEEAEGLIALPGWPGLFALVVEGDSMAEYLLEGDVVVVERGVRPRRGEIAAVLHEGRTTLKYVYPEGEWVVLRPHNPAYPALRLPAGEVEVQGVFRFLLRGKEALRRLGIFRRL